Proteins encoded together in one Poecile atricapillus isolate bPoeAtr1 chromosome 15, bPoeAtr1.hap1, whole genome shotgun sequence window:
- the LOC131585084 gene encoding DEP domain-containing mTOR-interacting protein-like isoform X2: protein MDSLSSSLKKKATEHHYRAEVMIAGEQLRLRLHDGKLIKDRRYHLRTYPNCFVAKELTDWLIDHKEAPDRETAIRLMQKLMDHYIIHHVCDEHSDYKDAKLLYRFRKDDGTFPLSKDVKVFMRGQSLYEKLVSVEDSILKMREENSVKYQRTFLGSEMIDWLIQEGEVENRQEAVELGRALLEHGIIQHVSNRHHFFDSDILYHFWINFRRRRRLTELLNENSSRALSESPDSPFCLRKLNPEPGNTSFLSVQTNKEIKVVSAVRRSSITSLSGNSNAYFSAPPTLVFPPVAECNPKSVLKRPVTNEELLSPGAPYVKKTLTIVGDAVGWGFVVRGGRPCHIQAVDPGGPAAAAGMKVCQFVFSVNGVYVLHLDYQTISSLIMTGPRTLVMEVMEAIE, encoded by the exons ATGGACAGCCTGAGCAGCAGCCTGAAGAAGAAAGCCACGGAGCACCACTACAGGGCTGAGGTGATGattgctggagagcagctgag GCTCCGGCTGCACGATGGGAAGCTGATCAAGGACAGGCGCTACCACCTGCGGACGTACCCCAACTGCTTCGTGGCCAAGGAGCTCACGGACTGGCTCATCGACCACAAGGAAGCGCCCGACCGCGAGACCGCCATCCGCCTGATGCAGAAGCTGATGGATCACTACATCATCCACCACG TCTGTGACGAGCACTCGGACTACAAGGATGCCAAGCTGCTCTACCGCTTCCGCAAGGATGACGGGACCTTCCCCCTCAGCAAGGACGTGAAGGTGTTCATGCGAGGGCAGAGCCTCTATGAGAA GCTGGTGAGCGTGGAAGACTCAATCCTGAAGATGAGGGAGGAGAACTCGGTGAAGTACCAGAGGACTTTCCTGGGCTCTGAGATGATCGACTGGCTCATTCAGGAGGGAGAAGTGGAGAACAGGCAGgaggcagtggagctgggacGGGCACTGCTGGAGCACGGCATCATTCAGCATG TCTCCAATCGGCATCACTTCTTTGACAGTGACATCCTCTACCACTTCTGGATCAACTttcggcggcggcggcgcctcACGGAGTTACTCAATGAGAACTCTTCCCGTGCCCTCTCCGAGAGCCCTGACAGCCCCTTCTGCCTTCGCAAGCTCAACCCAGAGCCGGGCAACACCAGCTTCCTCTCTG TCCAGACCAACAAGGAGATCAAAGTTGTCTCAGCAGTTCGAAGGAGCAGCATCACTTCCCTCTCTGGAAACTCCAACGCCTACTTCAGTGCTCCTCCTACGTTGGTATTCCCTCCCGTGGCTGAGTGCAACCCCAAATCAG TGTTAAAGAGACCCGTCACCAATGAagagctgctgtcccctgggGCCCCCTATGTCAAGAAAACGCTGACT ATTGTGGGGGATGCAGTGGGCTGGGGGTTTGTGGTTCGAGGAGGAAGACCTTGCCACATCCAGGCAGTGGACCCAGGaggacctgctgctgctgcggggATGAAG GTGTgccagtttgttttctcagtgAATGGGGTCTACGTTCTGCATCTGGACTATCAGACCATCAGCAGCCTCATCATGACAGGACCACGGACTCTGGTGATGGAAGTGATGGAAGCCATTGAATGA
- the LOC131585084 gene encoding DEP domain-containing mTOR-interacting protein-like isoform X1 → MQKLMDHYIIHHVCDEHSDYKDAKLLYRFRKDDGTFPLSKDVKVFMRGQSLYEKLVSVEDSILKMREENSVKYQRTFLGSEMIDWLIQEGEVENRQEAVELGRALLEHGIIQHVSNRHHFFDSDILYHFWINFRRRRRLTELLNENSSRALSESPDSPFCLRKLNPEPGNTSFLSVQTNKEIKVVSAVRRSSITSLSGNSNAYFSAPPTLVFPPVAECNPKSVLKRPVTNEELLSPGAPYVKKTLTIVGDAVGWGFVVRGGRPCHIQAVDPGGPAAAAGMKVCQFVFSVNGVYVLHLDYQTISSLIMTGPRTLVMEVMEAIE, encoded by the exons ATGCAGAAGCTGATGGATCACTACATCATCCACCACG TCTGTGACGAGCACTCGGACTACAAGGATGCCAAGCTGCTCTACCGCTTCCGCAAGGATGACGGGACCTTCCCCCTCAGCAAGGACGTGAAGGTGTTCATGCGAGGGCAGAGCCTCTATGAGAA GCTGGTGAGCGTGGAAGACTCAATCCTGAAGATGAGGGAGGAGAACTCGGTGAAGTACCAGAGGACTTTCCTGGGCTCTGAGATGATCGACTGGCTCATTCAGGAGGGAGAAGTGGAGAACAGGCAGgaggcagtggagctgggacGGGCACTGCTGGAGCACGGCATCATTCAGCATG TCTCCAATCGGCATCACTTCTTTGACAGTGACATCCTCTACCACTTCTGGATCAACTttcggcggcggcggcgcctcACGGAGTTACTCAATGAGAACTCTTCCCGTGCCCTCTCCGAGAGCCCTGACAGCCCCTTCTGCCTTCGCAAGCTCAACCCAGAGCCGGGCAACACCAGCTTCCTCTCTG TCCAGACCAACAAGGAGATCAAAGTTGTCTCAGCAGTTCGAAGGAGCAGCATCACTTCCCTCTCTGGAAACTCCAACGCCTACTTCAGTGCTCCTCCTACGTTGGTATTCCCTCCCGTGGCTGAGTGCAACCCCAAATCAG TGTTAAAGAGACCCGTCACCAATGAagagctgctgtcccctgggGCCCCCTATGTCAAGAAAACGCTGACT ATTGTGGGGGATGCAGTGGGCTGGGGGTTTGTGGTTCGAGGAGGAAGACCTTGCCACATCCAGGCAGTGGACCCAGGaggacctgctgctgctgcggggATGAAG GTGTgccagtttgttttctcagtgAATGGGGTCTACGTTCTGCATCTGGACTATCAGACCATCAGCAGCCTCATCATGACAGGACCACGGACTCTGGTGATGGAAGTGATGGAAGCCATTGAATGA